CAGCCAGTGAAAGGGACACTGACGGGTTAGGAAGGGTTGCTCCACCGACATGGCAGGTTTTGCAATTATCTTCAAACAGTCGTTTACCAGCAGACAGTTCCATAGCCGAGAACAAGCGCGTTGTTCCTTGGCCATCAACTTGAATCGGTACTGGCTCTGAAACTCTTAAATACCTAGTAACGTAGGGATCAATACCTGCCGCTAGGGCTGGCTGACTGCTAGACAGGGCAACCAACAAGCTGGCCAGCATGATCAGCAGCCAACCCCTAGCTTTAGTTCTAAACCCAGCTTTAGCTCTAAATTTGGTCACTACTTGCTTAGTAATAGATTTTGCCACCGGCCCACTTTGCGCCAACAACCTTAGGCTGGAAGAGAATGTGACCTGCGATCGCCACCAAGTCTTCCTCAGTTAGGTTGCGCATCTTAGGAAAGATATCAGTGCTCTGAGTACTGGGATGGAGTTCGGCGATGCTCTCCAGTCCATCATAGGTAGTGGGGTTTTTCATGTAGTCAACCAATCCTTCGATGCTGTCACGACGTGGTGTCGCTAGGGCCAAGGCTTGAGGACTCAAGTCTACGTTAGGATCAGTTTTGGTATTACCGCCAATGTGGCACTGGCCGCAGGCGTAGTTAAATAAACGCTTTCCTTCTTTGACTTGCTTAAGGCTGAGGACGATCGTCTCGCCGCTATCATTCAATTTAACCGTGCGTGTAGCCTCGTCCAGCTCCAACGCAAACGCATCTCCTACAGCCATTTGAAAAATAAACAATAACGCGGCTACGGCCAGCAGAATAAATCGTTTAATCATAGGTCTCCATAGATCTCCCAGTAATTATCATGCCACTGGAGGGGACGCTTTTGCCCGTTAAGTGATGCTAACACGTTGCGTTGTTCTAGATGCTTTGTGTCATAGCAAGTTAGAAGGGTTTCGAGCAGCCCCATGGCAAGCCTAATGGGCTAGTAACTAGGGAATGTTGCCTTCCCGCAAGATTTAAGTCTCGACCATCTCCATTATTGGGCAGACAGGCCACTAGCTCTTATGATGACTATTGATGACTATAAGTAAACCGTTGTGACTGTAGTAATAACTATGCCTAAGTATGTGATGTGGGGAACCTATTGTGAAGATGTGGTTGAAAAACGTGCCCCCTATCGGCAGGCTCATTTGGATGGATTAGCTACTCAAAAGGCACAGGGGGTTTTGGTGACGATCGGCCCCACTAAAGACTTAACGCAGGTCTTTGGTATTTATGATGCGGAAAATGAAACTGTCGTCAGACAACTAGTGGAATCAGATCCCTATTGGCAACATGGTATCTGGACTAGTTATGACGTTAAAGAATGGATCCAGGCACTCTAACACTGTGGAACATAGGGAATGAAATCAATCTTTAGAATTGCAACTACATCTGCGCTGATAGGTCTAGGACTGGGATGGACAGCCCCCACGGTAGCAGGCCCACCATTAGCGGTCACAACAGGTAACCTCAACACACCAGATATTAACCAGTGCCTGGCCTATATGGCTGATGTGCTCCGACGGGTTGGCCTGCGCGATGTTACGGGGCAAGGTAACTTAGTAGGTGGTGAAACTTCGACCGTGACGGTGATTATCGCTTGCTTGCAGGGAGACAGTATCTCTACGCGCTGGATGGTGGCTGTGACTGGGCGCGATCGTGTAGAGTCAGAACGAGTCCGAGACAATGTAGTGAAGTCAATTTTGCGATGATGAAGCGCTGGGCAATCCGGTTG
The genomic region above belongs to Cyanobacteriota bacterium and contains:
- a CDS encoding photosystem II cytochrome PsbV2 codes for the protein MLASLLVALSSSQPALAAGIDPYVTRYLRVSEPVPIQVDGQGTTRLFSAMELSAGKRLFEDNCKTCHVGGATLPNPSVSLSLA
- the psbV gene encoding photosystem II cytochrome c-550; its protein translation is MIKRFILLAVAALLFIFQMAVGDAFALELDEATRTVKLNDSGETIVLSLKQVKEGKRLFNYACGQCHIGGNTKTDPNVDLSPQALALATPRRDSIEGLVDYMKNPTTYDGLESIAELHPSTQSTDIFPKMRNLTEEDLVAIAGHILFQPKVVGAKWAGGKIYY
- a CDS encoding YciI family protein, yielding MPKYVMWGTYCEDVVEKRAPYRQAHLDGLATQKAQGVLVTIGPTKDLTQVFGIYDAENETVVRQLVESDPYWQHGIWTSYDVKEWIQAL